A portion of the Algisphaera agarilytica genome contains these proteins:
- a CDS encoding SLBB domain-containing protein, with the protein MNIHRDESNAASEPTLAPEAFVAPLERLYRGEYERNASRNLVQFGYDYFQNQHTPAASGPVPADYRLGAGDEILIAVTGSFEAYYRLEVSREGTVVIPDVGAIPVADLRYDQLADTIDLALKQVRKGYQLSVSLGRIRSIRVHVVGEVARPGMIEISARANILDVLASVGGPKKTGSLRNISWKRDGRAETSIDLYDFLVGVEEPPRNVVLAGDVIHVPPIGKTIGVAGYVQRPGIYEMSEVVNLDEALRLAGGTTPFTFTPYLQIERTSEGRGRETVDVLLDDASRQRLIHDGEILIIGAVDDRLQPIVQVSGEVVRPGEFQYRSGLRVSELITLADGLTIDAFLPQAFISRQVGTPGSIELVAGRKSLASSRRVIVVDLEKALAQDAAHDLELLPLDHLSIRPRSSATVSPIVEIMGAVQKPGAYELTVGLRVSELIALADNVTPDVYYDEAELIRRVNDDSDNHLDVKRYRFNLRDALDLGGKHDPLLKNGDRLVIRKMRKAEIKARIEGQVRFPGEYVFPADAKITDLIAAAGGLADNADLRAAVFSRESVKQLQNSRFNHLSERTQRLFEDSLRSMVQSGRPQEGLAAKLALQDTEQLVDRMRRQDSNGRIVIPFNTPDFPSSPYNLALEPGDRLVVPRRQETVAVIGCVFTPNSFVAEDGLTVMQALDRVGGTTDLADQDQVYVIRADGNVESLAQKGQNQLRLSARLHPGDVVLVPREAPSRTFGAELADTLMIARRAAELGLIATQIGEPVNDFNFSSISDSGHRNTGINAYQEAILEKTRR; encoded by the coding sequence GTGAATATTCATCGTGATGAAAGCAACGCTGCATCCGAGCCAACGCTGGCCCCGGAAGCATTTGTTGCACCGCTCGAGCGTTTGTATCGCGGTGAGTACGAAAGAAATGCCTCGCGTAACCTGGTTCAATTTGGATATGACTATTTCCAGAATCAACACACGCCAGCGGCTTCGGGCCCGGTTCCGGCAGATTATCGTCTCGGTGCAGGAGATGAGATATTGATCGCGGTTACCGGGAGCTTCGAGGCGTACTACCGCCTCGAGGTCAGTAGAGAAGGTACCGTGGTGATCCCTGATGTCGGTGCTATCCCGGTTGCGGACCTGCGGTACGACCAGCTGGCAGACACGATTGACCTAGCGCTTAAGCAAGTGCGTAAGGGATACCAACTCAGCGTCAGCCTTGGACGTATCCGTAGTATCCGGGTCCACGTGGTTGGTGAAGTAGCCCGTCCCGGCATGATTGAGATCAGTGCACGTGCCAACATCCTGGATGTCCTCGCTTCTGTAGGTGGGCCGAAAAAAACGGGCAGCCTACGTAACATCTCATGGAAGCGAGACGGCCGCGCTGAGACAAGCATTGACCTGTACGATTTTCTTGTCGGTGTTGAGGAGCCCCCGCGGAACGTCGTTCTGGCGGGAGATGTCATACATGTTCCGCCGATTGGGAAAACGATCGGAGTCGCAGGTTATGTCCAACGGCCGGGGATTTATGAAATGTCAGAAGTCGTTAACCTGGATGAGGCGTTGCGTCTCGCCGGTGGTACGACCCCTTTCACGTTTACGCCGTATCTACAGATTGAGCGTACCTCTGAGGGGCGTGGCCGTGAAACGGTCGATGTGCTTCTTGACGACGCTTCACGCCAAAGGCTGATCCACGACGGTGAAATCCTGATAATCGGCGCGGTAGACGATCGCCTGCAACCGATTGTGCAGGTTTCGGGGGAAGTCGTACGACCCGGTGAATTCCAATATCGCTCGGGGCTACGCGTTAGTGAGCTCATCACGCTCGCCGACGGCCTCACCATTGATGCTTTCTTGCCTCAAGCCTTTATTTCACGGCAGGTTGGTACTCCTGGATCGATCGAGCTTGTCGCTGGCCGGAAGAGTTTGGCTTCGAGTAGGCGAGTGATTGTAGTGGACCTAGAAAAAGCTCTTGCTCAGGACGCTGCACACGATCTGGAATTGTTACCTCTGGACCATCTGTCTATTCGCCCCCGTTCCAGCGCTACGGTGAGTCCGATTGTGGAGATCATGGGAGCGGTACAAAAGCCGGGAGCATACGAATTGACGGTGGGGCTTCGCGTTTCTGAGTTGATCGCACTGGCCGACAATGTCACCCCGGATGTCTACTACGACGAGGCGGAGCTGATTCGCCGTGTTAATGACGATTCGGATAACCACTTGGATGTAAAGCGCTACCGGTTTAATCTAAGAGATGCGTTAGATCTCGGTGGAAAGCACGACCCGCTATTGAAGAACGGCGATCGCTTGGTTATCCGCAAGATGCGTAAGGCCGAGATCAAAGCGCGTATTGAAGGACAGGTTCGATTTCCTGGTGAGTATGTATTCCCGGCTGACGCAAAAATTACGGACCTGATCGCAGCCGCAGGAGGGTTAGCGGATAACGCGGACCTACGTGCCGCCGTCTTTAGCCGCGAGAGTGTGAAGCAGCTTCAGAATTCGCGTTTCAACCATCTGAGTGAACGCACTCAACGACTCTTTGAAGACTCACTTCGTAGTATGGTTCAATCGGGGCGTCCACAAGAGGGGCTGGCAGCAAAGCTTGCACTTCAGGACACCGAACAATTGGTAGATCGCATGCGCAGGCAGGACAGCAACGGTCGGATCGTAATCCCGTTCAATACCCCCGACTTCCCGTCCAGCCCCTACAACTTAGCTCTCGAACCCGGGGATCGGCTGGTGGTACCTCGTCGCCAGGAAACTGTGGCAGTCATCGGCTGTGTATTCACACCCAACAGCTTTGTTGCTGAAGACGGGCTCACAGTAATGCAGGCGTTAGACCGTGTAGGCGGTACGACCGATTTGGCAGATCAAGACCAAGTCTATGTGATCAGGGCCGACGGCAACGTGGAAAGCTTAGCACAAAAAGGACAAAATCAGCTTAGGTTATCTGCTCGTCTGCATCCCGGCGACGTCGTTCTGGTCCCGCGTGAAGCACCAAGTCGTACATTTGGAGCCGAACTTGCCGATACACTAATGATAGCTCGTCGTGCGGCTGAGCTAGGCCTAATTGCCACGCAAATCGGTGAGCCGGTGAATGATTTTAACTTTAGCAGTATTTCCGATAGTGGACATCGAAATACGGGTATCAATGCCTACCAGGAAGCGATCTTAGAAAAGACACGGAGATAG
- a CDS encoding DUF4114 domain-containing protein, with protein MVIKESLPVVLLLPCLSIISCYAHGSIDEIPIGISQEEVSPELVSTVRRELPERAAVNANFLDPSYSPNLFLSQDAQISVTFLDEGAGFRNSLGYFSYPTGAFDFLTYGDIDLDRRGGISLDELSQVGGVDYGLVFPNSSRLNGGGQLVAGDSVAIADNRVFDAGTEVGFFLLQNAWAGGVVKGYSDDAGDALTFYSLDMLNPENRPEATINTPSNEAYSRHVAMLFAGQERESIIMGFEDLKRTGTNYSPQRAPSDEDFNDAVFLVSSNPIEALFNTQIPTAIQSLSDRPTNLFQVDVCEHSRNAISEYLPERTNVQAEFLNPEYDPNLVVGARTQIAVTFNDEGASYQNSLGYFTYQESTFESLTHGDINLDLTQGVSISELSAIDGVETGMVFAKAAAQGKGGRLLHGDTVLLGDGTEFDPGTRIGFFLVQSGWTGDHVAGFGGDQEDPLVFYTLDMLNPENEANAGLDTDSMLADSRHVAMLFANESRESIVMGIEDLHRTTAELNGYGYASDDDFNDQIFCVWAIQSQALSDTHIFTAPGVIPEPGTAGLAILGLLAGIGGRHRSL; from the coding sequence GTGGTTATTAAAGAATCATTGCCTGTCGTATTACTTTTACCCTGTTTGTCGATTATCTCTTGCTATGCGCATGGGTCTATAGACGAAATTCCTATTGGTATAAGTCAGGAGGAGGTGTCGCCTGAACTTGTATCAACTGTACGACGCGAACTCCCGGAGCGTGCGGCAGTCAATGCCAATTTTCTTGATCCGAGTTACTCGCCCAATCTCTTTTTGTCCCAAGATGCGCAAATTAGTGTTACGTTTCTTGATGAAGGTGCGGGTTTCCGTAATTCGCTAGGTTACTTCTCATATCCTACCGGTGCGTTTGATTTTTTGACCTATGGCGATATTGATCTGGATCGTCGTGGAGGGATTTCTCTCGACGAGTTATCACAAGTAGGTGGCGTTGATTACGGTCTTGTCTTCCCCAACTCATCGCGATTAAACGGAGGGGGGCAGTTGGTTGCTGGAGACAGTGTTGCGATAGCAGATAATCGCGTATTTGATGCGGGTACGGAAGTTGGTTTCTTCCTGTTGCAAAATGCCTGGGCTGGTGGAGTGGTTAAAGGGTATTCGGATGACGCAGGTGACGCCCTAACGTTCTACTCCCTTGACATGCTAAATCCAGAAAATCGGCCTGAAGCTACCATCAATACCCCAAGTAATGAGGCGTACTCGCGGCACGTTGCCATGTTGTTTGCCGGGCAGGAGCGTGAGTCGATCATTATGGGGTTTGAAGATCTCAAACGCACGGGTACCAACTATAGCCCCCAACGTGCTCCTAGTGATGAAGACTTCAATGACGCAGTGTTCCTTGTGTCTTCAAACCCAATCGAGGCGCTTTTTAATACGCAGATTCCGACTGCGATCCAATCATTATCTGATCGGCCTACGAATTTATTTCAAGTGGATGTTTGTGAGCATTCACGAAACGCCATCAGTGAGTATTTGCCTGAGCGAACGAATGTTCAAGCGGAATTCTTGAATCCGGAATACGATCCTAATCTTGTGGTGGGGGCGAGAACCCAGATTGCAGTGACTTTCAACGATGAAGGCGCTTCATATCAAAATAGCCTGGGTTATTTCACTTATCAAGAAAGTACTTTTGAGTCACTAACTCATGGTGACATCAACCTTGATTTAACTCAAGGGGTTTCAATTTCTGAGCTCAGTGCAATCGATGGCGTCGAGACCGGGATGGTTTTTGCGAAAGCTGCCGCCCAAGGAAAAGGCGGGCGGTTGCTTCATGGTGATACGGTTCTGCTGGGCGATGGTACTGAATTTGATCCGGGCACTCGGATTGGCTTTTTTCTGGTCCAGTCTGGGTGGACCGGTGACCACGTAGCCGGTTTCGGTGGTGACCAAGAAGACCCCTTAGTGTTCTACACTCTGGATATGCTGAATCCTGAGAATGAAGCGAATGCAGGTTTAGATACCGACAGCATGCTTGCGGATTCACGACATGTGGCAATGCTGTTTGCAAATGAGTCGCGTGAGAGCATTGTGATGGGTATTGAGGACCTGCATCGAACGACAGCTGAATTGAACGGCTATGGATATGCCAGCGACGATGATTTTAATGACCAGATCTTTTGTGTATGGGCTATCCAATCGCAGGCCTTAAGTGATACCCACATCTTCACCGCACCCGGAGTGATTCCGGAGCCGGGGACTGCGGGATTGGCGATTCTTGGCCTTTTGGCGGGTATAGGTGGACGTCACCGGTCCTTGTGA
- a CDS encoding WecB/TagA/CpsF family glycosyltransferase, with product METTTDRSIWQFLQQVLAALALLLLIPLLACLYVIVRLESKGAFLFKQERRGFHGKPFRIVKVRTMAVAAESATRLGTTQNGPYVTRVGKVLRILKLDEIPQLWNIARGDMALVGPRPLPIALSDYLEQNIPGFEVRYSIRPGLTNLGQVCVTDNDLDEQLLVDWGTRFEAELHYLQHKSVRYDIVLIALTVLYVLRSFTSHAPAICQSNHCDKPVADATRIVTTPISNLNYQGVISHIRSAVTSSQANYVCVVPVHSIIVALWNRTHRAVLKGASICTADGMPVVWIQRLLGYRSATRVYGPTLMSKVLMEAQDKQWRVAFVGGSEQTLAKLANNVQDEYPSLQLVEAYSPPFRPLTQAEDDELVERLKRKQAQIIFVGLGCPKQERWMSEHSSKLQATMLGVGAAFDFHAGSLRQSPPVLQKLGLEWAFRLAMEPRRLWKRYATTNPTYVLCAGAQVFASVVLGRNYQLKTNAAEGGRP from the coding sequence ATGGAGACGACAACCGACCGCAGCATTTGGCAGTTCCTCCAGCAAGTTTTAGCGGCTCTCGCTCTACTTCTGCTTATTCCACTACTAGCTTGTCTATATGTGATCGTACGGCTGGAATCAAAAGGTGCATTTCTATTCAAGCAAGAGCGCCGTGGGTTTCACGGCAAGCCCTTCCGGATTGTTAAGGTCCGCACGATGGCGGTGGCAGCTGAGTCGGCAACTCGATTGGGGACAACTCAGAATGGCCCTTATGTGACACGTGTTGGAAAAGTCCTACGAATTCTCAAGCTGGATGAGATTCCTCAACTGTGGAATATCGCCCGTGGTGACATGGCGCTAGTCGGACCACGACCACTCCCTATCGCGCTAAGTGATTACCTCGAGCAGAATATACCGGGGTTTGAGGTTCGCTACAGTATTCGCCCAGGCCTCACGAACCTCGGACAAGTGTGCGTTACCGATAACGACCTTGATGAACAGTTGTTAGTGGATTGGGGCACCCGATTTGAAGCCGAGCTGCACTACTTACAGCATAAATCGGTCCGTTACGACATAGTCCTAATCGCATTGACAGTCCTTTATGTGCTGCGAAGCTTTACCTCGCACGCACCGGCGATCTGCCAAAGCAATCACTGCGACAAGCCTGTGGCCGATGCTACGCGAATTGTCACGACCCCTATTTCCAACCTCAACTATCAAGGCGTTATCTCGCATATTCGTTCTGCGGTTACTTCAAGCCAAGCAAACTACGTATGCGTCGTCCCGGTGCACAGCATCATTGTTGCACTATGGAATCGAACCCACCGTGCTGTACTCAAGGGTGCCTCGATCTGCACCGCTGACGGGATGCCGGTTGTATGGATTCAGCGCTTGTTGGGCTATCGCTCGGCAACACGGGTCTACGGCCCCACTCTGATGAGTAAGGTCTTAATGGAAGCTCAAGATAAACAATGGCGTGTGGCATTCGTAGGTGGTAGTGAGCAGACCCTGGCAAAACTCGCGAACAACGTCCAGGACGAATACCCCTCGTTACAACTTGTGGAGGCATACAGTCCACCGTTTCGCCCTCTGACTCAAGCCGAGGACGACGAATTAGTCGAACGCCTGAAGAGAAAGCAAGCGCAGATCATCTTCGTGGGGCTCGGGTGCCCCAAGCAAGAACGGTGGATGTCCGAGCATAGCTCAAAGCTACAAGCCACAATGTTAGGTGTTGGTGCGGCCTTCGACTTCCACGCAGGATCTCTTCGGCAATCACCACCCGTTCTGCAGAAATTAGGGCTGGAATGGGCCTTTCGCTTAGCAATGGAGCCGCGGCGTCTATGGAAACGGTACGCCACAACGAATCCCACGTATGTCTTGTGCGCTGGAGCACAGGTATTTGCCAGCGTCGTTCTGGGTAGAAACTATCAGCTCAAAACAAACGCTGCTGAAGGAGGTCGGCCGTGA
- a CDS encoding glycosyltransferase family 4 protein — MRVAFLTNIVSPYRLPVFQRLAQTPDWDFRVMVNAMSEFDRSWAVSHNACPVRKSKTWSLRRTVHSDVPVPFDQTITLHFPVGLWGDLRRFRPQVVISHELGPRTMLAAAYCKAYGIPLVIWSYQSLVSATQGSGLKQIVRRRLISQASCLIGMGGQARDVLRGWGASDENIIDAPNTADNETLIRRYADAASKNAAQKLRWEFGKGRKIATVIGRLVPLKGTAALLEQWSALPQSIRDQWRLVFVGEGPLAKLVQDSEDDSVYHAGQADATLMADWYQASDLHIFPTLGDVWGLVVNEAMLCGTPTLCSVHAGCSTDMIHDGCNGFTYDPTVSDAASRLHAALTHPQLGRVGEQARRTANQFTPDRLAHGFREAVNKVTRITEYEELIPAVA; from the coding sequence ATGCGCGTAGCCTTCTTAACCAATATCGTCAGCCCCTATCGCCTCCCCGTTTTCCAACGACTCGCACAAACACCCGACTGGGATTTTCGGGTCATGGTTAACGCCATGTCGGAGTTTGACCGGTCGTGGGCAGTAAGCCACAACGCCTGCCCTGTCCGAAAGTCGAAGACTTGGTCGTTACGGAGAACCGTACACAGCGATGTCCCTGTACCCTTCGACCAGACGATCACACTTCACTTTCCCGTTGGACTGTGGGGCGATCTCCGACGCTTTCGCCCGCAAGTTGTGATTAGCCATGAATTAGGTCCGCGGACCATGCTTGCCGCCGCCTACTGCAAAGCCTACGGCATCCCACTAGTGATCTGGTCCTATCAATCTCTGGTCAGTGCTACCCAAGGCAGCGGTTTAAAACAGATCGTCCGCCGACGCCTGATCAGCCAAGCCTCTTGCCTGATCGGGATGGGCGGTCAAGCACGAGATGTACTGCGTGGCTGGGGAGCGTCTGATGAAAATATTATTGATGCACCGAACACCGCGGACAACGAAACACTCATCAGGCGTTACGCCGACGCTGCTTCTAAGAACGCAGCACAAAAGCTTCGCTGGGAGTTCGGCAAAGGTCGCAAGATCGCGACGGTCATTGGTCGGCTGGTTCCACTTAAAGGAACCGCGGCCTTACTGGAGCAGTGGTCTGCCTTGCCCCAATCGATAAGAGATCAATGGCGACTTGTCTTTGTGGGGGAAGGCCCGTTGGCCAAGCTAGTCCAGGACTCGGAGGATGACAGCGTTTACCACGCCGGCCAAGCGGACGCAACACTTATGGCCGATTGGTACCAGGCAAGCGACCTGCACATCTTCCCTACCTTAGGCGATGTGTGGGGCTTGGTCGTTAATGAGGCCATGCTCTGCGGCACACCAACGCTCTGCTCAGTACACGCGGGGTGTAGCACCGATATGATTCATGATGGATGCAACGGCTTTACTTACGATCCCACCGTATCCGACGCAGCGAGTCGACTGCACGCTGCCCTTACCCATCCACAATTGGGCCGCGTAGGCGAACAGGCTCGTCGAACCGCAAATCAATTCACGCCTGACCGATTGGCGCACGGTTTTCGTGAAGCGGTTAATAAAGTTACTCGCATCACCGAATATGAAGAACTCATACCTGCGGTTGCTTGA
- a CDS encoding glycosyltransferase family 2 protein: MKYRLAICIATYQRRSLLADTLRSLLTTRLNGIDIELRVVDNDREASAYSIVTKYASMMPFPVRYAIEPIQNIAMARNRALDMGPADYVAFIDDDEIARPGWLRTLVEAIQQSRADAVFGSVDAVLVGDQQVRGKQTRWFNKPMADTAKRLDWTQTRTSNTLVRGEWFYRYGFRFDASYGRSGGSDTALFAHMGVSGARYHSAPRAVVTEIVDPERLSLGWLLRRRFRGGVVYHRISEEIGGTHPMLVAARRTARAIGLLTVAAIKLPALRTEKLTEALLCLGVLSGGVYAWAFPNRGKSYVEYHTKTTERTLCA; this comes from the coding sequence GTGAAGTATCGCTTGGCGATCTGTATCGCGACCTATCAACGCCGCTCCTTGCTCGCGGACACACTTAGGAGCCTGTTAACCACGCGTCTTAATGGGATCGATATTGAGCTACGCGTGGTTGATAATGATCGAGAAGCTAGCGCATACTCCATCGTTACCAAGTACGCGTCGATGATGCCCTTCCCCGTCCGTTATGCGATTGAACCGATTCAAAATATCGCGATGGCACGCAATCGGGCACTGGATATGGGGCCGGCTGATTACGTTGCGTTCATAGACGATGACGAGATCGCACGCCCAGGCTGGCTTCGTACGCTAGTTGAGGCCATCCAGCAGTCTAGAGCTGACGCGGTATTTGGATCTGTCGACGCGGTCCTGGTCGGTGACCAGCAAGTGCGGGGTAAGCAAACGCGGTGGTTTAACAAGCCTATGGCTGACACCGCGAAACGTCTGGATTGGACTCAGACCCGAACAAGCAACACCCTGGTTCGTGGCGAATGGTTCTACCGCTATGGATTTCGTTTTGATGCCAGCTACGGGCGATCGGGTGGCTCAGATACCGCACTGTTTGCTCACATGGGGGTGAGTGGGGCAAGGTATCACTCGGCACCACGAGCGGTAGTAACCGAGATTGTTGATCCCGAACGGTTGAGCTTGGGTTGGTTGCTGCGACGCCGTTTTCGCGGCGGAGTGGTTTACCACCGTATATCCGAAGAGATTGGCGGCACCCATCCGATGCTGGTGGCTGCACGACGCACGGCACGCGCCATTGGCCTACTCACCGTTGCGGCGATCAAATTGCCCGCTCTACGCACAGAGAAATTAACTGAAGCCCTGCTGTGCCTGGGCGTGTTGTCAGGCGGAGTTTACGCCTGGGCTTTCCCCAATCGCGGGAAATCATATGTTGAATATCACACCAAAACCACCGAAAGGACGTTATGCGCGTAG
- a CDS encoding heme NO-binding domain-containing protein, whose translation MKGIIFTEFLDHVTSQLGVEICEDMIAANNLTDGGAYTAVGTYDHKELLMMVSYLHKRTGIDIDQLIEGFGVSLFASLAQKYPSFFDGIEDSFTFIKQIEDVIHVEVRKLYPDAELPSFSYSQPKPTILILDYRSSRCFAGLAVGLMKGCFNHFNENVSIDGEDLADPKGSYVRFTLRSVM comes from the coding sequence ATGAAAGGAATCATCTTTACCGAGTTTCTTGATCACGTAACCAGCCAGCTTGGTGTCGAGATATGTGAGGATATGATCGCGGCGAATAACCTAACCGACGGCGGGGCATATACCGCTGTTGGGACGTACGATCACAAAGAGCTGCTGATGATGGTCAGCTACCTTCACAAGCGGACAGGCATCGATATCGATCAGCTGATCGAAGGATTTGGAGTGTCTTTGTTTGCTTCTTTGGCGCAAAAATACCCATCTTTCTTTGACGGAATCGAGGATTCATTCACGTTTATAAAACAAATCGAGGACGTGATACACGTGGAAGTGCGCAAGCTCTATCCTGATGCCGAGTTGCCATCATTTTCATATTCGCAGCCGAAGCCTACAATACTCATTCTGGACTATAGGTCCTCGCGTTGCTTTGCCGGCCTGGCAGTAGGGCTTATGAAAGGTTGCTTTAATCACTTCAATGAAAACGTCAGCATAGATGGCGAAGATTTGGCAGATCCGAAAGGATCTTATGTCCGCTTTACCTTACGGAGCGTGATGTGA
- a CDS encoding GAF domain-containing hybrid sensor histidine kinase/response regulator, with product MTESAWERRAIRERKAREVAEQLLEAKSLELYNANQIANALNATLEDRVKSRVAELADANARLRDEMQQRQDAQDKLRITQFAVDRCADAVYWVDSDANFIYANDAACRAAGYTRAEIAELRVFDLDAEMMSSDWAGHWNELCEKKSLTIESVHVSRSGEHFPVEVSANYIKVDGIEYNCVFARDISERVAQRSRRDRVSALNRVVQDLTHYLVKSQDLTQAINYILSEMGKHLDVSRAYFMRFRDGEQLVYNTHEWTSDGFPSQSSRFQDVPISEFGWWIDELSTGKPIVIQDLDETVLPDRICAALRRYQTRAVLAVPIILNGKLTGLLGFDETTYPREWMDEEVSLLLTVVESLSRTIERHIAERAQEQHRIELSESLQRETIANKAKSSFLANMSHEIRTPMTAILGYADMLTRPNISGEEQQEWATQTRRSAEHLLGLLNDILDLSKIEAGELTISHESFSLNDVVDDVTSLLRPLAMEKMLDLRVVKSFSTDRKLHSDPTRLRQVLINLVHNALKFTDHGSVTICVEEVVVGDSQSNGSRMCFSVLDTGVGIPAEKLDEIFRPFNQIKQSQPSSGGGVGLGLTICRHLVGMLGGKLSARNGEQGGSEFAFDILCKGPSYLDAEDDCSVTIGETSDYASLDQAHVLVVDDNPDNQRIIRFLLDEMNIAVTPAMNGQEAVDIILNPSLNQAFDAVLMDIQMPVLDGYSATRLMRENGVQVPIIALTAHAMAEDKARCLIVGCNDYVSKPIVPDNLYRSLAKLISKDDLQPDQDVVGLDGGGYEPLVSTMADNAKFRPLLEAYLESLQASLTSMSEFVANGDWGSVQALAHRLRGTGTSHGFPEITEAAGLCEDLIRSNSNIENIRRSVEELSRLLRNAV from the coding sequence GTGACCGAGTCAGCTTGGGAACGGCGCGCAATCCGTGAACGCAAGGCTCGCGAGGTTGCGGAACAACTACTTGAGGCGAAAAGCCTCGAGCTATACAACGCAAATCAAATAGCCAATGCACTAAACGCAACGCTAGAAGATCGAGTGAAGTCACGTGTTGCGGAGCTGGCTGATGCAAACGCTAGGCTGCGCGATGAAATGCAGCAGCGCCAAGACGCGCAAGACAAGCTGCGCATTACACAGTTTGCGGTCGACCGGTGTGCCGATGCAGTGTACTGGGTGGATTCCGACGCTAATTTTATCTATGCAAACGATGCGGCTTGTAGGGCCGCAGGTTACACGCGTGCAGAAATAGCAGAGCTGCGTGTATTTGATCTTGATGCCGAAATGATGTCTTCTGACTGGGCAGGTCACTGGAACGAGTTGTGTGAAAAGAAGTCGCTCACCATCGAATCAGTACACGTCAGTAGATCGGGTGAGCATTTTCCCGTCGAGGTGTCGGCTAACTACATCAAGGTGGATGGGATTGAATATAACTGTGTTTTTGCGAGGGACATTAGCGAGCGTGTCGCTCAGAGATCACGTCGAGATCGTGTTTCAGCGCTTAATCGAGTTGTTCAGGATTTAACACACTATCTCGTTAAATCTCAGGATTTAACTCAAGCAATTAACTATATCCTTAGCGAAATGGGGAAACACCTCGACGTTTCTCGCGCGTACTTTATGCGTTTTCGCGATGGCGAACAATTGGTTTACAATACTCACGAGTGGACTTCAGATGGTTTCCCCAGCCAGTCTTCCCGTTTTCAAGATGTTCCTATCAGTGAGTTCGGATGGTGGATTGATGAACTGAGTACCGGCAAGCCGATCGTGATTCAAGACCTGGACGAAACCGTTTTGCCCGACCGGATTTGTGCAGCCCTGCGCCGCTATCAGACAAGAGCAGTACTTGCCGTGCCGATTATTCTCAATGGCAAGCTGACCGGGCTATTGGGTTTTGATGAAACTACGTACCCTCGTGAGTGGATGGATGAAGAGGTCTCGCTGTTACTAACCGTAGTTGAGAGTTTGTCTCGTACAATTGAGCGTCACATAGCTGAGCGTGCCCAAGAGCAACATCGCATCGAACTTAGTGAGTCGCTTCAGCGAGAAACAATTGCGAATAAAGCCAAAAGTAGTTTTTTGGCAAATATGAGCCACGAGATTCGTACTCCCATGACGGCTATTTTAGGTTATGCCGATATGCTCACTCGGCCAAATATTTCGGGCGAGGAGCAGCAAGAATGGGCCACTCAAACCCGTCGCAGTGCAGAGCACTTGCTGGGGTTGTTAAACGATATTCTTGATTTATCGAAGATTGAAGCAGGTGAGCTAACGATTTCCCATGAGTCGTTTTCATTGAATGATGTTGTCGATGATGTAACGTCATTGCTTCGCCCTCTGGCCATGGAGAAGATGCTGGATCTAAGGGTTGTGAAGTCGTTCTCTACAGATCGCAAGCTTCATAGTGATCCGACGCGTTTGCGACAGGTACTCATCAACTTGGTGCACAACGCTCTCAAATTTACTGATCACGGGTCGGTTACAATATGTGTGGAGGAAGTTGTGGTGGGCGACTCCCAAAGTAATGGGTCCCGGATGTGCTTCTCCGTTTTAGATACAGGCGTGGGTATACCGGCAGAGAAACTAGATGAGATTTTTCGGCCTTTTAATCAGATTAAGCAATCTCAGCCCAGCTCTGGCGGGGGAGTTGGGTTAGGCTTGACGATATGTCGCCATTTGGTGGGTATGCTTGGCGGAAAGCTCTCCGCGCGAAATGGTGAGCAGGGAGGTAGTGAATTTGCATTTGATATTCTTTGCAAAGGGCCCTCATATTTAGATGCCGAAGATGACTGTTCGGTGACTATTGGCGAAACAAGCGACTACGCAAGCCTTGATCAAGCTCATGTCCTTGTTGTTGATGATAACCCTGACAATCAGCGGATCATTCGTTTCCTTCTAGATGAAATGAATATTGCTGTTACCCCAGCGATGAACGGCCAAGAAGCGGTTGATATCATCCTTAATCCGTCTCTTAATCAGGCATTTGATGCAGTCCTGATGGATATCCAGATGCCCGTCCTTGATGGGTATTCCGCTACGCGGCTCATGCGCGAAAATGGAGTTCAGGTTCCAATCATTGCGTTAACCGCTCATGCTATGGCTGAAGATAAAGCGCGTTGTCTAATCGTTGGCTGCAATGATTATGTGAGCAAGCCTATTGTACCGGACAACCTCTACCGTTCGCTCGCGAAGCTCATAAGCAAGGATGACTTGCAGCCTGATCAAGACGTAGTTGGCTTGGATGGGGGGGGGTATGAGCCACTCGTTAGTACCATGGCTGACAATGCGAAGTTTAGGCCACTTTTAGAGGCATATCTCGAATCACTCCAGGCATCTCTAACGAGTATGAGTGAGTTTGTTGCTAACGGTGATTGGGGTAGTGTTCAAGCTCTTGCTCATCGCCTAAGGGGTACCGGGACAAGTCATGGCTTCCCGGAAATTACAGAGGCCGCCGGTCTTTGTGAAGACTTAATACGAAGTAATTCTAATATCGAGAATATTCGGCGAAGCGTCGAAGAGCTGTCGCGACTTCTGCGAAATGCTGTGTGA